A single region of the Cucurbita pepo subsp. pepo cultivar mu-cu-16 unplaced genomic scaffold, ASM280686v2 Cp4.1_scaffold001968, whole genome shotgun sequence genome encodes:
- the LOC111786556 gene encoding protein NRT1/ PTR FAMILY 4.6-like, with amino-acid sequence MANFALAVNLTTYFNTVMHLELADAANQLTNYMGTCYILSIPMAVLADTCLGRVKTVIISGCLEFLALILLMIQAHYPKLKPPLCNIFDKQSHCETVGGAKAALLYVPLYALAIGNAGIKAALPPHGADQFDEKDPKEAMQISSFFNQLLLGSSLGIAASLTLVVWIQDNKGWDWGFGVSSAAILFGIVMFVAGLPLYRMHIISGSNAIVQVLQVYVAATRNRNLVLPEDPADLYEIERDKEAVMEEDFLPHRNICRFLDKAAIQQTPCRQVDTPEASSPWKLCTVTQVENAKVILSMIPIFCCTVNMSLCFAQLQTFSIQQGLTMDTKLTPSFNIPPPSLTIIPVFFLILMAPIYDKILVPFARKFTGIPTGITPLQRVGVGLVLSIISMAVAALVEVKRKGVARDHNMLDATPVLQPLPISTFWLSFQFFIFGIADLFAYVGLLDFFYSEAPKALKSVSTCFLWSSMGMGYFLSTIIVKIVNSATKGITKNGGWLIGNNINRNHLNLFYWLLSILSFINFFIYIFATQKYNYRNHKPAISAIDDSR; translated from the exons ATGGCAAACTTCGCGCTTGCAGTGAACTTGACTACGTATTTCAATACTGTGATGCACTTGGAACTAGCGGATGCGGCCAACCAACTGACGAATTACATGGGAACATGTTACATTCTCTCTATTCCAATGGCTGTTCTCGCAGACACATGCTTGGGCAGAGTCAAAACTGTCATCATTTCTGGCTGTCTTGAGTTTCTG GCGCTAATATTGCTCATGATACAAGCTCACTACCCGAAGCTCAAGCCACCACTTTgcaatatatttgataaacaaTCCCACTGCGAGACAGTTGGAGGAGCAAAAGCTGCCCTCCTCTATGTTCCTCTATATGCATTAGCTATTGGGAATGCAGGCATTAAGGCTGCATTACCACCGCATGGAGCTgatcaatttgatgaaaaagaCCCCAAAGAGGCGATGCAAATATCCAGCTTCTTCAATCAACTGTTGCTAGGATCGTCCCTCGGTATAGCTGCTAGTTTAACTCTTGTTGTGTGGATCCAAGACAACAAAGGTTGGGACTGGGGTTTCGGGGTATCTTCTGCAGCCATCTTGTTCGGTATAGTCATGTTTGTTGCTGGATTGCCACTGTACAGAATGCACATTATTTCTGGGTCTAATGCAATCGTCCAAGTTTTACAG gTCTATGTTGCAGCCACTCGTAATAGAAATCTTGTCCTTCCCGAAGACCCTGCAGATCTTTATGAGATTGAAAGGGACAAAGAGGCTGTTATGGAAGAAGACTTTCTGCCTCATAGAAACATTTGCAG GTTTCTAGACAAAGCGGCAATTCAACAAACACCTTGTAGGCAAGTTGACACTCCCGAAGCTTCAAGCCCTTGGAAACTATGCACAGTGACCCAAGTAGAGAATGCCAAAGTAATTCTCAGCATGATACCAATTTTCTGTTGCACAGTGAATATGAGCCTCTGCTTTGCCCAGCTCCAAACATTCTCCATCCAACAGGGCCTCACCATGGACACAAAACTCACACCCTCCTTCAACATCCCTCCGCCGTCACTCACCATCATCCCAGTCTTCTTTCTCATCCTCATGGCCCCAATCTACGACAAGATTCTTGTCCCCTTTGCTCGAAAATTCACAGGCATCCCCACAGGGATCACCCCCTTGCAACGAGTAGGTGTTGGATTGGTTCTGTCCATCATCTCCATGGCCGTCGCGGCACTAGTGGAAGTGAAGCGTAAAGGCGTTGCGAGAGACCACAACATGTTGGATGCAACCCCTGTTTTGCAGCCATTGCCAATCAGCACGTTCTGGCTATCATTTCAATTCTTCATATTCGGAATCGCAGATCTCTTTGCATACGTAGGGCTTCTCGATTTCTTCTACTCCGAGGCGCCAAAAGCCCTAAAATCTGTCTCCACTTGCTTCCTTTGGAGTTCGATGGGCATGGGCTACTTCTTGAGCACCATAATTGTGAAGATTGTGAACAGTGCTACGAAAGGGATTACGAAAAATGGAGGTTGGTTGATTGGAAACAACATTAATCGGAACCATTTGAATCTCTTCTACTGGCTGCTTTCAATCTTGAGCTTCATCAACTTCTTCATCTATATATTTGCTACCCAGAAATACAATTACAGAAACCATAAACCAGCCATCTCCGCCATTGATGATAGTAGGTAG